A segment of the Patescibacteria group bacterium genome:
TTGAATGAATCTTATTGGTACAAGTAAGCTTAAAAATATTCCTAAAAAGTAAAGGGAAAACACACCCAGTGGTAATTTAAGATAGCTAAAATCACGAGATACTGAATAGGCTTTCAGGTGGTCAGCCAAGGAAAGTATCAGCAATCCCAAGAAAGCGAAAGATAATAGAATAATTATAGAAAAAATTAGTTTATTAATTGTTTTTTCGTTCATAATAGATAATTGTATTTTATAATAGTATCACTAGGCATGTATTTTGCCAATGTTGTTCTTGTACCTATAGGGTGTCTCATTTGTTTCATTTTAGCTTAAAATAGCCCTGACCGAGAGGTATTGTGGGATAGCCTAGAAAACTCTTTAATTTTCACTTAGAACCCAAGTTCTAGACCGACTAGGGGAGCCAAATTGGATAAAATTGCACATAATTGGATGTGATTGTATAAAAGAAAAATCGCCTTTGGGGCGGTTTTTTGATAAAATAGAAAATATGAAAAAAGAGTTAAGCAATTATGCGTTTATTGATAGTCAAAACCTTAATTTAGGTATTCAAAGTTTAGGTTGGAAGTTAGATTACAAGCGATTTAGAGTTTATTTGAAAGAGAAGTACAAAGTAGTTAAAGCTTATTTGTTTATTGGTTATATTCCAGCTAATCAAGATTTATATTCTTCATTACAAGAAGCTGGTTACGTTTTGGTTTTCAAGCCGACATTACCTGATAGGGACGGAAGGGTAAAGGGTAATGTGGATGCTGATTTAGTTTTACAGGTAATGATTGATTATAAAAAATATAACAAAGCTATAATCGTGACAAGCGACGGAGACTTTTATTCTCTAGTTAAATATTTATACAAAAACAACAAGCTTAGATATGTAATAAGTCCGTATATTAAGACTTGTTCGGTTCTGTTAAAGAAAACAGCCAAAGAAAAAATTGTTTTTATGGGGAATTTACGCAAAAGACTTGAGTATAAAATGAAAAAGCACCGCGTAAGGACGAAACCTTAAAAGGTGCTTTTTCGTATGTATTCTATTATTAGTATGGCAAACCATGAGTTATTGTCAAGAGATAAAAAGAGAATCAGGGATGTTTAAAACTTTTTTGTTTAAATTTTACTAGGAGAAATCTTAAACTCTCTATTTCTTTCCTGATTTTATCCCAATTTATAGTTCTAAACGCGTCCTGTAGGGGAGCCGTTTAAAATCGCCCTAGAAGCGATTTTTTGGTAAAATAAAGGCAAGAAACTTGACAGAATATAGTTTTTTGGCATAATAAGTTATTAATTTATACTTGGAGGGATTCCTCCAAGTGACTCGACTCTTTTTGTGTCATTGTGACCCTGAAGGATATTGGGTTACATATTATTTTTATGACACAATCAAAACAACTTATTGGTCGTTTTCACGATCTTGGAATAGAAGAAGAGTTTCTTGTGGTACTCACGGAAAAAGGATTCGATATTCCCACACCAATTCAGCATCAGGTTATTCCAGGTGCTTTGAGAGGAAAAGACGTCGTTGGTATTGCCCAAACCGGAACCGGAAAGACGTTGGCTTTTGGCATTCCAATGATTCAGCGTATTTCACGTTATAAGGGACAAGGATTGATTCTCGTTCCAACACGTGAACTTGCGCTTCAGGTAGAGCGAGCATTGAAGAGTATCGGTGCTCCATTGGGACTACGTTCTGCAGTAGTTATTGGAGGAATTCCTAAATATGCACAAATAAAGGCCTTAAAACGCAATCCTCATATTGTTATTGCTACTCCAGGACGTTTAATTGATTTAATGAATCAAAAAGCTTATGCACTTGATCAAGTAAATGTCATTACTCTCGACGAAGCGGATCGCATGCTTGATATTGGTTTTTTGCCTCAAATTAAACGAATTTTACAAACTGCACCAAAGGAGCGGCAAACAATGTTGTTTTCTGCAACTATGCCGAAATCCATTTCATTGCTTGCGAGCACTTTTATGAAATTGCCGCTTAGAATTGAAATTGCTCCGCAAGGAACATTAGCGGAAAATATAGAACAAGAATTGTTTGTCGTCACAAAAAATAATAAGATGCGCTTGCTTAGTTCTCTTTTACAACGGCATCAG
Coding sequences within it:
- a CDS encoding NYN domain-containing protein; translation: MKKELSNYAFIDSQNLNLGIQSLGWKLDYKRFRVYLKEKYKVVKAYLFIGYIPANQDLYSSLQEAGYVLVFKPTLPDRDGRVKGNVDADLVLQVMIDYKKYNKAIIVTSDGDFYSLVKYLYKNNKLRYVISPYIKTCSVLLKKTAKEKIVFMGNLRKRLEYKMKKHRVRTKP
- a CDS encoding DEAD/DEAH box helicase, whose product is MTQSKQLIGRFHDLGIEEEFLVVLTEKGFDIPTPIQHQVIPGALRGKDVVGIAQTGTGKTLAFGIPMIQRISRYKGQGLILVPTRELALQVERALKSIGAPLGLRSAVVIGGIPKYAQIKALKRNPHIVIATPGRLIDLMNQKAYALDQVNVITLDEADRMLDIGFLPQIKRILQTAPKERQTMLFSATMPKSISLLASTFMKLPLRIEIAPQGTLAENIEQELFVVTKNNKMRLLSSLLQRHQSDKTLIFSRTKYGAKRIARDIRNMGHTATEIHSNRSQAQRKTALEGFSEKKFRVMVATDIAARGIDVKDISLIINFDLPSNSGDYVHRIGRTGRAGRSGKAISFVTPSEKASVRKIEQLIRKSLPVLSLPSFPAEKERTSRVEQSRTPERKRSTQRGRGSQNRYRSRSRGYRGRAFRK